A part of Solibacillus sp. FSL H8-0538 genomic DNA contains:
- a CDS encoding DNA-deoxyinosine glycosylase, whose protein sequence is MQPQKPITNILPPIVGADTCVLIVGSMPGQQSLEKQQYYGNARNHFWPIMGEILKTDIPTNYEQRIQLLRAYHIGLWDVIQSCERKGSLDSNIRNEIPNAFGKLFEEFPQIELILFNGGKAFDVFKKRVGFDILQNRQYEKMPSTSPIPGKNIKSFEEKVADWQIIKRYL, encoded by the coding sequence ATGCAACCACAAAAACCGATTACCAATATTCTTCCACCGATTGTCGGAGCGGATACATGCGTGTTAATTGTTGGCTCAATGCCTGGTCAGCAATCGCTGGAAAAACAGCAGTATTACGGCAATGCACGTAATCATTTTTGGCCGATCATGGGAGAAATTCTTAAAACGGACATCCCGACTAATTACGAACAGCGCATTCAACTTTTGCGCGCGTACCATATCGGGCTTTGGGATGTTATTCAATCATGCGAGCGCAAAGGGAGTCTTGATTCGAATATTCGTAATGAAATTCCGAATGCTTTTGGCAAACTGTTTGAAGAGTTCCCACAAATTGAGCTCATATTATTCAATGGGGGTAAAGCATTTGATGTGTTTAAAAAACGAGTTGGCTTTGATATTTTGCAAAACCGTCAGTACGAAAAAATGCCCTCAACAAGTCCAATACCTGGGAAAAATATAAAGTCTTTCGAAGAAAAGGTTGCGGATTGGCAAATCATCAAACGTTATTTATAG
- a CDS encoding fructose-2,6-bisphosphatase → MKKLIFSALLAVLLVGCGQGEEVDPNVSTEQGNASQEESTSNTEQQIPLTLFKSDANAEYVEPYDVIYTGEETELVRFIFEQTAEFNVGLLDYTFENNNTSLVLNLDDNIYNVQGSAGGAMFAGTLIQSYFANFTELNDVTFIHNGSYEEILDHLMVGKPYTRDDNNAAKPK, encoded by the coding sequence ATGAAGAAATTAATTTTTAGTGCACTACTCGCAGTACTGTTGGTAGGCTGTGGGCAAGGTGAAGAAGTCGATCCGAATGTTTCGACAGAGCAGGGGAATGCATCACAAGAAGAATCTACTTCGAATACAGAACAACAGATTCCATTAACGCTATTTAAATCGGACGCTAATGCAGAATATGTAGAGCCGTATGACGTTATTTATACAGGCGAGGAAACGGAGTTGGTGCGTTTTATTTTTGAGCAAACAGCGGAATTTAATGTCGGCTTACTTGATTATACGTTTGAAAATAATAACACGTCGCTTGTACTAAATCTCGATGACAATATTTATAATGTGCAGGGCTCAGCTGGGGGCGCTATGTTTGCAGGGACGTTGATTCAATCGTATTTCGCCAATTTCACGGAACTAAATGACGTGACGTTTATTCATAATGGCTCTTACGAAGAAATTTTAGATCATTTAATGGTTGGAAAGCCTTATACACGTGATGACAATAACGCTGCTAAACCGAAATAA
- a CDS encoding GNAT family N-acetyltransferase, which translates to MMIIRHVEKLDLDQLVAIENMCFTPIEAATREAFEKRIEKIADSFFVAQEDGALIGLVNGPVVHTEFITDELFADIQENPALGGHQTILGLAVAPSAQKRGIAKRLLQKLEEQATKHQRETDTLTCLENLVSFYENLGYVNKGLSSSKHGGEVWMNMSKSLK; encoded by the coding sequence ATGATGATTATTCGGCATGTGGAAAAGCTAGATTTAGACCAGCTTGTTGCAATTGAGAATATGTGTTTTACACCAATAGAGGCGGCAACACGCGAAGCATTTGAGAAGCGAATTGAAAAGATTGCGGATAGCTTTTTTGTAGCGCAGGAAGATGGAGCGCTGATTGGGCTAGTGAACGGACCGGTCGTCCATACAGAATTTATTACCGATGAATTATTTGCAGACATTCAAGAAAACCCTGCTCTTGGTGGACATCAAACGATTTTAGGATTAGCGGTTGCACCATCAGCACAAAAGCGCGGCATTGCGAAACGATTATTGCAGAAGCTGGAGGAACAGGCGACAAAGCATCAACGTGAAACCGATACGCTTACATGCTTAGAAAACTTAGTGTCGTTTTATGAGAACCTAGGATACGTGAATAAGGGTTTATCCTCTTCTAAGCACGGCGGGGAAGTTTGGATGAATATGAGCAAATCTCTGAAGTAA
- a CDS encoding DUF2268 domain-containing protein: protein MGVVRTDRWLYQINEQQDNLIEVLCEPLIGLFTSVPIEAIHYELIKNGLFNRHEVTYLQKNVKQLVRQNVWGIVENEFARLKTDWNGPNVPIYIFPITNGEIPKNGIAYKDAIFLFVSIRLDEGELKALFAHEYHHVCRLHYLNTLTSEITLLDSLMVEGLAEYAVEALYGEQRLSPWTKRYSVDKVKEIWQSHFLPALKLKGLNNHRPFLYGDERAGLPLWIGYCAGYRMVQSFQENCCVKEQSILLTMPAEDILACTSFQQSI, encoded by the coding sequence ATGGGCGTTGTGCGAACAGATAGATGGTTGTATCAAATTAATGAGCAGCAAGATAACTTAATTGAAGTTTTATGTGAGCCACTTATTGGGTTATTCACTAGTGTACCAATAGAGGCAATCCATTATGAGTTGATAAAAAACGGCTTATTTAATAGACATGAAGTCACTTATTTACAAAAAAACGTGAAACAACTAGTAAGACAAAATGTTTGGGGAATTGTAGAAAATGAATTTGCACGTCTAAAAACTGACTGGAATGGTCCAAATGTGCCCATTTATATTTTCCCGATTACCAATGGGGAGATACCTAAAAACGGTATCGCTTATAAGGATGCCATCTTTTTATTTGTTTCTATACGATTAGATGAAGGAGAGCTAAAGGCGTTGTTTGCACATGAATACCATCATGTGTGTAGGCTTCATTATCTCAATACATTGACCTCTGAAATAACATTATTGGATTCACTAATGGTGGAAGGCCTTGCAGAATATGCAGTGGAGGCATTGTATGGTGAGCAGCGGTTAAGTCCTTGGACGAAGCGTTACTCGGTTGATAAGGTAAAAGAAATTTGGCAGTCTCATTTTCTGCCAGCGTTAAAACTTAAAGGCTTGAACAATCACCGGCCGTTTTTATATGGAGACGAACGGGCAGGGTTACCACTATGGATTGGCTACTGCGCGGGCTACAGAATGGTACAGTCTTTTCAAGAAAACTGTTGCGTTAAAGAGCAAAGTATATTGCTGACAATGCCGGCAGAGGATATCTTAGCATGTACTAGTTTTCAACAATCTATTTAA
- a CDS encoding amidohydrolase, whose translation MKQLWYGGTIYTMEQENETVEAVLVEHDKILATGTLDALRAQADEEIDLQGAIMYPGFVDSHLHMIFQGEKLLRLDLTKAKSTEEMLEMVREAAKTTPADQWLFGEGWNENNFEDKRIPTKDEIDAIRKEPILLTRVCHHVILGNSAALKAGGITEESTSPAGGEIGRTADGQLNGLLYELASNLVTDAIPKEGEAYIQSLTDALNLAVGDMLSHGLTGGHTEEMHYFGNFMNPLTAYHRVVGEKRNFRVNLLRHNVVFKEMMEENVQFDGPFVELGAMKIFADGALGGSTAALLKPYADQPSNNGLFIQTDQQLEELVKLARSYNEAIAVHMIGDAGAEQVLKVIEKYPVPNGKRDRLIHCSVLNEELVERISKLPVVVDLQPAFVPSDFPWVIDRLGEDRLEFAYPWKTLIDRGIMCAAGTDAPIEDINPVATIYAAVERKKPSEAHDGYLPAQKVSRFEAIQMYTIGSAQAICKEHERGLIKPGYVADFSIFDRDLFAGTSEEMLGAKAVKTVVAGRIVFERNK comes from the coding sequence ATGAAACAACTTTGGTACGGTGGGACGATTTACACAATGGAACAAGAAAATGAAACGGTAGAAGCGGTCCTTGTTGAGCATGATAAAATTCTCGCAACAGGCACGCTAGATGCGCTTCGTGCACAAGCAGATGAGGAGATTGATTTGCAAGGTGCGATCATGTATCCAGGCTTTGTAGATAGCCATCTTCATATGATTTTTCAAGGAGAAAAGTTACTTCGATTGGATTTAACAAAAGCCAAGTCAACTGAAGAAATGCTAGAAATGGTAAGAGAAGCAGCGAAGACAACTCCTGCTGATCAGTGGTTATTTGGTGAGGGCTGGAATGAAAATAATTTTGAAGACAAACGAATTCCAACAAAAGATGAGATTGATGCAATTCGTAAAGAACCGATTCTATTAACGAGAGTTTGCCATCACGTCATATTAGGAAATTCAGCAGCTCTTAAAGCGGGAGGTATTACGGAAGAAAGTACGTCTCCAGCAGGCGGTGAAATTGGTCGTACTGCAGATGGTCAGCTAAATGGATTACTCTATGAATTGGCGTCAAACTTAGTAACGGATGCTATTCCAAAAGAAGGCGAAGCGTATATTCAGTCTCTAACAGATGCGCTCAATCTAGCAGTGGGTGATATGCTGTCACATGGGTTAACTGGCGGACATACAGAAGAAATGCATTATTTCGGGAACTTTATGAATCCGCTAACGGCGTATCATCGCGTCGTTGGGGAGAAACGTAACTTTCGCGTGAACTTGCTACGTCATAATGTTGTGTTTAAAGAGATGATGGAAGAAAATGTGCAGTTTGACGGCCCATTTGTTGAACTAGGAGCGATGAAAATCTTTGCAGACGGGGCGCTCGGTGGTTCAACTGCTGCACTATTAAAACCATACGCAGATCAGCCGAGTAATAATGGATTATTCATTCAAACAGATCAACAATTAGAGGAATTGGTGAAGCTTGCGCGTAGCTACAATGAGGCGATTGCAGTACATATGATTGGTGATGCAGGCGCAGAGCAAGTACTGAAAGTTATTGAAAAATATCCTGTACCAAATGGAAAGCGAGATCGTTTAATTCATTGCTCTGTGCTGAATGAAGAATTGGTGGAGCGCATAAGTAAATTACCTGTTGTAGTAGACCTACAGCCTGCCTTTGTGCCGTCAGATTTCCCTTGGGTAATTGATCGTCTAGGAGAGGACCGTCTCGAGTTCGCATACCCTTGGAAAACATTAATCGATCGTGGGATTATGTGCGCAGCAGGAACAGATGCACCAATAGAGGATATTAATCCGGTTGCTACTATTTATGCAGCTGTTGAACGTAAAAAACCTTCTGAAGCACATGACGGATATTTGCCAGCACAGAAGGTATCACGCTTTGAAGCGATACAAATGTACACAATTGGCAGTGCACAGGCGATTTGCAAAGAACATGAACGCGGATTGATTAAACCAGGATACGTAGCAGATTTCTCGATTTTTGACCGTGATTTATTTGCGGGCACGTCAGAAGAAATGCTTGGAGCGAAAGCTGTGAAAACGGTCGTTGCAGGACGTATAGTATTCGAGAGAAATAAATAA
- a CDS encoding Ig-like domain-containing protein, whose amino-acid sequence MLKKIITVVATVLATGLILSGPSAYAAPKANVLAVQKQETKHQKEQVKKEEIQKKNQVKKEEKLKKAQIQQLKSIDKKLDKIEDKLSNYQDKLSDKEEELTENINELDKNQSDDVQQVELIENESGDIQQDELDDEELDEEALTDEEIEEQIKEVEDKLKEHQGYIGKFNSLQNQLNAVTKQLDVLSSKGFDRTILAERYDRIASLSQELAEVLAHIKDVQDQVKEAIKKDTTVEEIPPVTTIPPTKEWKIKFNKKLDKNTLSNLDIIVMDSEKNIIETTFSYSDKTETVTITSLQHYTAGETYTLYIGKQIAANNGLTLKNSYKMNFSIK is encoded by the coding sequence ATGTTAAAAAAAATAATAACCGTTGTTGCTACGGTACTTGCAACAGGATTGATTTTATCGGGGCCAAGTGCTTATGCTGCACCAAAAGCAAATGTGTTAGCAGTACAAAAGCAAGAAACGAAACACCAGAAAGAGCAGGTCAAAAAAGAGGAAATACAGAAGAAAAATCAGGTTAAAAAAGAAGAAAAACTTAAAAAAGCTCAAATACAACAGCTTAAATCTATCGATAAGAAATTAGACAAAATCGAGGATAAATTAAGTAATTATCAAGACAAACTTTCAGATAAAGAAGAAGAGTTAACCGAGAACATCAATGAGCTGGACAAAAATCAATCAGATGACGTCCAACAAGTTGAACTGATTGAAAATGAATCAGGTGACATCCAACAAGATGAGCTGGATGATGAAGAGTTAGATGAAGAAGCACTGACAGACGAAGAGATTGAGGAACAAATAAAGGAAGTAGAAGATAAATTAAAAGAACACCAAGGTTATATTGGAAAATTCAATTCATTACAAAATCAATTAAATGCTGTTACAAAGCAATTAGATGTACTTTCTTCCAAAGGATTCGATCGCACAATTTTGGCAGAACGATATGACCGTATAGCCTCGCTAAGTCAAGAGCTTGCTGAAGTATTAGCACATATTAAAGATGTACAAGACCAAGTAAAAGAAGCGATTAAAAAGGATACTACTGTTGAAGAAATACCACCCGTAACTACGATACCGCCTACGAAAGAATGGAAAATTAAATTTAACAAAAAACTAGATAAAAATACTTTATCTAATCTAGATATTATTGTAATGGATTCTGAGAAAAATATTATAGAAACAACGTTCAGTTATTCAGATAAAACGGAAACTGTAACAATTACATCGCTTCAACACTATACAGCAGGTGAAACATACACTCTTTATATAGGTAAACAAATTGCAGCTAACAATGGATTAACTTTAAAAAATTCATATAAAATGAATTTTTCTATTAAGTAA
- a CDS encoding amidohydrolase, producing the protein MKILIKNAWILTMNDQMEQFEHGYLVVEDTKILEVGAMDSLPQDVKYDKCMDAKRAILLPGMVNTHTHIGMIPFRSLGDDYPDRLRRFLFPLENECMNEQLAYTSGKYAIAEMQLAGVTAFFDMYYFEQQLAEAAEEMHSRALLAETVIDSVTVDVAEPMGGLQYAERFLPKWQGHSMVQASVAPHAPYSNTIEVLQQVDKLSLKYKVPWMMHVSEMDFEMAKYRDQHNQTPIEFLEKIGVLSSRLVAAHCIHLSDHDIELLKKYDVKVAHCIGANTKSAKGVARVRDLLAAGVTVGLGTDGPSSGNTLDLFSQMRLFANFHKTYLQDRSAFPAEEIVKLATIEGAKVLGMQEHIGSIEVGKQADFILVETDSVNMFPIFDAYSALVYSANASNVSDVFIAGKQVVTNKELVNFNVTQLRAELAEAMEQCGFKSKALEAMEGK; encoded by the coding sequence TTGAAAATACTCATTAAAAACGCTTGGATTTTAACGATGAATGATCAAATGGAGCAATTTGAACATGGCTATTTAGTAGTTGAAGATACGAAGATTTTAGAAGTTGGCGCGATGGATTCATTGCCACAGGATGTGAAGTATGACAAGTGCATGGATGCGAAACGTGCAATTTTATTACCTGGCATGGTTAATACACATACCCATATTGGCATGATTCCATTTCGGTCTTTAGGAGACGACTATCCAGACCGTTTACGCCGTTTCTTATTCCCATTAGAAAATGAGTGTATGAATGAACAACTTGCCTACACGAGTGGGAAATATGCCATTGCCGAAATGCAACTTGCGGGAGTGACTGCGTTCTTTGATATGTATTATTTTGAACAACAATTGGCAGAAGCAGCAGAGGAAATGCATAGCCGTGCACTTTTAGCAGAAACAGTTATTGATTCGGTAACAGTGGATGTGGCTGAGCCAATGGGTGGCTTACAATACGCTGAACGTTTTCTGCCGAAATGGCAAGGACATTCGATGGTTCAAGCATCAGTCGCCCCTCACGCCCCATACTCCAACACTATTGAAGTGCTACAACAGGTCGATAAATTATCTTTAAAGTACAAGGTGCCTTGGATGATGCATGTTAGTGAGATGGACTTTGAAATGGCGAAGTATCGCGATCAACACAATCAAACGCCAATTGAGTTTTTAGAGAAGATTGGGGTATTGAGCTCAAGACTAGTCGCCGCGCATTGTATTCATTTGTCAGACCATGATATCGAGTTATTAAAGAAATACGATGTGAAGGTAGCTCATTGCATTGGTGCCAATACTAAATCTGCGAAAGGGGTAGCACGTGTGCGCGATTTACTCGCTGCAGGTGTAACAGTTGGACTCGGAACAGATGGCCCAAGTAGTGGTAATACGCTCGATTTATTTAGCCAAATGCGTTTGTTTGCGAATTTCCATAAAACATATTTGCAGGATCGTAGTGCGTTTCCGGCCGAAGAAATTGTAAAGTTAGCAACCATTGAGGGAGCAAAAGTGTTAGGAATGCAGGAGCATATTGGTTCGATTGAGGTAGGAAAACAAGCAGACTTCATATTAGTAGAAACTGACTCGGTCAATATGTTTCCTATTTTTGATGCGTATTCAGCTTTAGTGTACTCAGCTAATGCTAGTAATGTAAGCGACGTATTTATTGCTGGAAAACAGGTTGTGACTAATAAGGAATTAGTAAATTTTAATGTAACACAATTAAGAGCAGAGCTTGCTGAAGCGATGGAACAATGTGGATTTAAAAGCAAAGCGTTGGAGGCAATGGAGGGAAAATAG
- a CDS encoding adenine deaminase C-terminal domain-containing protein, with protein sequence MNIDLAILNAQVFNTFTKKFEKKNVSIIGDKFYYITTDEFENLVAAEVVDAEGKYMVPGLMDIHMHIESSMTSPSIFSETALTYGVTTIVADAHEIANVFGMEGLEAFFDQPSVMDIFYAIPSSVPSTTPELETTGGYIGVEEVKQLLKHPKVIALGEAMNFNGIVNEPDSLIRQILREVQMNKPFMPLEGHIPRVSGLELAKFLYAGLTADHTHQSPESIYEKISSGMFLEFQKKSITSENMRVVVENNFYDYVAIITDDVMADDFLEGHLDANVRLAIACGMPAEQAIYCTTYTPARRMGFQDRGAIVTGFKADFLLLDDVEKLDIAAVYKNGQLVHEKGEDFRYPAEKPNFPEHFYQSIQCRPLTAEDLCIKVTASGKALVNVIQIAEVGTFTEHVQREVEVVDGYLDWENSGLSLIVVMERYGKTGNIAYGFVENALREKGAIATTWAHDHHNLMVMGTCAADMIISQNHILDIQGGYAVAQGGQVQATCPLPVGGIISDASIQELGAGLKEVRQAMNALGYRNSNEIMSFSTLSLPVSPVIKITDKGMMNVRSQKMIPLVEGEEN encoded by the coding sequence ATGAATATTGATTTAGCTATTTTAAATGCTCAAGTTTTCAATACGTTTACAAAAAAGTTTGAAAAGAAAAATGTATCAATAATTGGGGATAAATTTTACTATATTACAACTGACGAGTTTGAAAATTTGGTGGCTGCTGAAGTTGTAGATGCAGAAGGAAAATATATGGTGCCAGGGTTGATGGATATTCATATGCATATTGAAAGCTCGATGACATCCCCGTCTATTTTTTCTGAGACAGCACTAACATATGGTGTGACTACGATAGTAGCGGATGCGCATGAGATTGCAAATGTGTTTGGTATGGAAGGGCTAGAGGCATTCTTTGACCAACCGAGTGTGATGGATATTTTCTATGCGATTCCTTCCTCTGTTCCTTCGACGACGCCAGAATTAGAAACAACAGGCGGCTATATTGGTGTTGAAGAAGTGAAACAGCTGTTAAAACATCCGAAAGTAATTGCTTTAGGAGAAGCGATGAACTTTAATGGTATTGTCAATGAACCAGATTCTTTAATTCGCCAAATTTTACGTGAGGTTCAAATGAACAAGCCATTTATGCCTTTAGAAGGCCACATTCCGCGCGTTTCTGGATTAGAATTGGCAAAATTTTTATATGCAGGATTAACGGCAGATCATACCCATCAATCACCCGAATCAATTTATGAGAAAATCTCAAGCGGGATGTTTTTAGAGTTTCAAAAGAAATCGATAACGTCGGAAAATATGCGTGTTGTCGTTGAAAATAATTTCTATGACTATGTAGCTATTATCACGGATGATGTAATGGCCGACGACTTTCTAGAAGGGCATTTGGACGCCAATGTACGCTTGGCGATCGCATGTGGCATGCCAGCAGAACAAGCAATTTACTGTACTACCTACACGCCTGCTCGACGTATGGGATTCCAAGATCGTGGTGCGATTGTGACGGGCTTTAAAGCAGATTTTCTGTTGCTAGATGATGTTGAAAAGTTGGACATTGCGGCGGTTTATAAAAATGGCCAATTGGTGCATGAAAAAGGAGAGGACTTCCGTTATCCTGCAGAAAAACCTAATTTTCCAGAGCATTTCTATCAATCCATACAATGTCGTCCATTAACAGCGGAAGATTTGTGTATTAAGGTAACTGCTTCTGGAAAGGCGTTAGTGAACGTAATACAAATTGCCGAAGTAGGTACATTTACAGAACATGTGCAGCGAGAGGTTGAAGTAGTAGATGGCTATTTAGATTGGGAGAACAGTGGATTATCTTTAATTGTCGTGATGGAGCGATACGGGAAAACTGGCAACATCGCATACGGCTTCGTCGAAAATGCATTACGTGAAAAAGGGGCTATAGCGACAACTTGGGCGCATGATCATCACAATTTAATGGTAATGGGAACGTGCGCGGCAGATATGATAATTTCTCAAAACCACATACTAGACATTCAAGGTGGCTATGCCGTTGCACAAGGTGGCCAGGTACAAGCAACTTGTCCATTACCGGTGGGTGGCATTATTAGTGATGCATCCATTCAAGAGCTTGGTGCGGGGTTGAAGGAAGTACGCCAAGCGATGAATGCGTTAGGCTATCGCAACAGCAATGAAATCATGTCTTTTTCTACTTTATCTTTACCGGTTTCACCTGTTATCAAAATTACGGACAAAGGTATGATGAATGTGCGTTCTCAAAAGATGATTCCATTAGTTGAGGGTGAGGAAAATTGA
- a CDS encoding ABC transporter substrate-binding protein — protein MKKKLGLVALTLVTASVLGACGGKSTKDEQQTLVISTFGLEEDKMQEDVFKPFEEKYNVDIVLETGTSSERYTKLQSNPNSTVDVIELSQANAASGVAEGIFEKIDGSKVPNMENLIDSAKELAADGSGPAYTLNSIGIVYNKEAAGMEIKEWNDLWDPKLKGKISIPDITSTFGPAMLYVASSNQNVDITTDKGEAAFKGITDLSPNVVKTYSKSSDLANMFQSGEIVAAVVGDFAVPIITQANADVAYVVPQSGTYANFNTININANSKNKDLAYKYIDWRLSQEIQEKTSVSLNEAPTNKEVVLDEETAKNKTYGEVAKRTNLVNPTFVNENLESWISQWNRILNK, from the coding sequence ATGAAGAAAAAATTAGGTTTAGTGGCTTTAACTTTAGTAACGGCTAGTGTTTTAGGCGCATGTGGTGGAAAATCTACAAAAGACGAGCAACAAACATTGGTTATCTCAACGTTTGGTTTAGAAGAAGACAAAATGCAGGAAGATGTTTTCAAACCATTTGAAGAAAAATACAATGTAGACATTGTGTTAGAAACTGGTACAAGCTCGGAACGTTATACAAAATTGCAAAGTAACCCGAACTCAACGGTTGACGTAATTGAATTATCTCAAGCAAATGCGGCATCTGGCGTAGCGGAAGGGATATTTGAAAAAATTGATGGCTCAAAAGTGCCGAATATGGAGAACTTAATCGATAGCGCAAAAGAATTAGCTGCAGATGGTTCTGGCCCAGCATACACATTGAACAGTATTGGAATTGTTTACAATAAAGAGGCAGCCGGTATGGAAATTAAAGAGTGGAATGACCTTTGGGATCCTAAATTAAAAGGTAAAATTTCAATTCCAGACATTACATCAACATTTGGTCCAGCAATGCTGTATGTAGCAAGTAGCAACCAAAATGTTGACATTACAACGGATAAAGGGGAAGCAGCTTTCAAAGGAATTACTGACTTATCTCCAAACGTTGTCAAAACGTATAGTAAATCTTCAGACTTAGCAAACATGTTCCAGTCAGGTGAAATCGTAGCTGCTGTGGTTGGTGACTTTGCTGTTCCAATTATTACGCAAGCTAATGCAGATGTTGCTTATGTTGTTCCACAATCAGGCACATATGCAAACTTCAACACAATCAATATCAATGCTAACTCTAAAAATAAAGATTTAGCTTATAAGTATATCGACTGGAGATTAAGCCAAGAAATACAAGAAAAAACTTCTGTTTCTTTAAACGAAGCTCCAACGAATAAAGAAGTTGTATTAGATGAAGAAACAGCTAAAAATAAAACGTACGGTGAAGTTGCAAAACGCACAAACTTAGTTAATCCAACATTCGTTAATGAAAATCTTGAATCTTGGATTAGTCAATGGAACAGAATACTGAACAAATAA
- a CDS encoding ABC transporter ATP-binding protein, producing MSYVELKDIRVSYDDKTDILKDLNLSIEKGELVSLLGPSGCGKTTTLRVIAGLIEPNDGQFLVDNQNLTKVPVHKRKFGMVFQSYALFPHLTIKENVAFGLKLRKEDKAAIDKKVNDILAITGLEELANRYPKQLSGGQRQRVALARALVIEPKLLLLDEPLSNLDAKLRVAMRIEIKRIQSQLGITSVFVTHDQEECFSISDKVAVMNKGVIEQFDTPEAIYKNPKTEFVARFIGFENFFDLTKVEDGKYKTADGTVFQSTRAWDAERKTGTIRPDDIDIVASTEVKTNNVVSGTIKVRTFLGKSYQYEIETSIGTLLVNEPDHVIYQVGDNVALSIPAHKLIIV from the coding sequence ATGTCCTATGTTGAATTAAAAGATATTCGAGTAAGTTATGATGACAAAACGGATATATTAAAAGATTTGAACTTATCCATTGAAAAAGGGGAATTAGTTTCCTTATTAGGGCCATCTGGGTGCGGGAAAACAACAACTTTACGTGTTATTGCTGGCTTAATCGAACCGAATGATGGGCAATTTTTAGTGGACAATCAAAACTTAACAAAGGTGCCTGTTCATAAGCGTAAATTTGGGATGGTATTCCAAAGCTATGCACTGTTTCCTCATTTAACAATTAAGGAAAACGTTGCGTTTGGCTTGAAATTACGCAAAGAAGATAAGGCAGCCATTGATAAGAAGGTAAATGATATATTAGCTATTACAGGCTTAGAAGAGCTTGCTAATCGTTATCCGAAACAGCTTTCTGGTGGACAAAGACAACGTGTTGCTTTAGCACGTGCCTTAGTCATTGAACCAAAATTATTGTTATTAGATGAACCGTTAAGTAACTTAGATGCGAAATTGCGCGTAGCTATGCGTATCGAAATTAAACGGATCCAAAGTCAATTAGGGATTACCTCTGTGTTTGTAACGCACGATCAAGAGGAATGTTTCTCGATTTCTGACAAGGTAGCGGTCATGAATAAAGGGGTTATCGAACAGTTCGACACACCAGAAGCGATTTATAAAAATCCAAAAACTGAGTTTGTCGCGCGCTTTATCGGCTTTGAAAATTTCTTTGATTTAACGAAAGTAGAAGATGGGAAATACAAAACCGCTGATGGAACGGTTTTCCAAAGTACGCGCGCATGGGATGCTGAAAGAAAGACCGGAACGATTCGTCCGGATGACATTGATATTGTAGCTAGTACTGAAGTGAAAACGAATAATGTCGTATCTGGCACAATAAAAGTTCGTACGTTCTTAGGGAAATCGTATCAATATGAAATAGAAACTTCGATTGGTACATTACTTGTCAATGAACCTGATCATGTCATCTATCAAGTGGGAGACAACGTGGCATTATCGATTCCAGCTCACAAACTGATCATCGTTTAA